A stretch of Myxococcus hansupus DNA encodes these proteins:
- the lspA gene encoding signal peptidase II has product MKTSLRLLILVAITVLVADQVTKYLAVSRLTNALDGREGLARVTGYFTEQNLDNNPPPEDGKFWVSRPYRFIEDYWHFRYVENPGAAWGMFSSLPDVARRIFFHVVSVVALGFIFMMYRRTEPDQQMVRVALALITGGALGNFMDRLLRGYVIDFIDWHWRNQPGMRWPTFNVADAAIVVGVAFMLLDSLKVRRPDSVPASLTESPNP; this is encoded by the coding sequence ATGAAAACCTCCCTTCGCCTCCTCATTCTCGTGGCCATCACCGTCCTCGTGGCGGATCAGGTGACCAAGTACCTGGCCGTCTCCCGGCTGACGAATGCCCTGGATGGACGGGAAGGGTTGGCTCGGGTGACGGGCTACTTCACCGAGCAGAACCTGGACAACAACCCGCCCCCCGAGGATGGGAAGTTCTGGGTGTCCCGCCCCTATCGCTTCATCGAGGACTACTGGCACTTCCGCTACGTGGAGAACCCGGGCGCCGCGTGGGGCATGTTCTCGAGCCTGCCGGACGTGGCGCGCCGCATCTTCTTCCACGTGGTGAGCGTGGTGGCGCTGGGGTTCATCTTCATGATGTACCGGCGCACGGAGCCGGACCAGCAGATGGTCCGGGTGGCGCTGGCGCTGATTACGGGCGGCGCGCTCGGCAACTTCATGGACCGGCTGCTGCGCGGCTACGTCATCGACTTCATCGACTGGCATTGGCGCAACCAGCCAGGGATGCGCTGGCCTACCTTCAACGTGGCCGACGCGGCCATTGTCGTGGGCGTGGCCTTCATGCTGCTGGATTCGTTGAAGGTTCGCCGTCCGGACTCCGTGCCGGCATCGCTGACGGAAAGCCCCAATCCGTGA
- a CDS encoding prolipoprotein diacylglyceryl transferase: protein MLPVLVHLTFTSLGSQLLLYVLAAVTVGYVTVNGWRSAEGALDAATGVRAPVPAQDRLLRAAGYCLMGAVLAWFGLQYSLPPGAFPGAKGEGIPLHTYGLLLALGFIAAVTVAGRLAQDEWRRLEWKDGAWVDVEGPRKREQVMDMTVWILLGGIGGSRLLFVLVNWRDYAQDWSQVLSLGGGLVFYGGLIGAAVAAFVFARMHQIDFWRLADVCIPTVSLGQCLGRLGCFGAGCCWGDVAPAHAATAVHFPGSGIAQDLLGRLGNTSSLAYSSQLQDTRFVVEATGEIFHHAAPGAVRIADWAAQMGHTLGVYPTQLFESAGQLLLFVGLLYARRFRRFHGHVLALWLMAYAVLRGTVELFRGDVERGTLHGLLQSLGTTDLAAAVPLEAWYNVSTSQVISLCMFAFGAVLLAQKGRRRESEAAGLGPTPSAA, encoded by the coding sequence TTGCTCCCCGTCCTCGTCCACCTCACCTTCACGTCGCTTGGGTCGCAGCTCCTGCTGTACGTCCTCGCGGCCGTCACGGTGGGCTACGTCACCGTCAATGGATGGCGCAGCGCCGAAGGGGCGTTGGATGCCGCCACGGGCGTACGCGCGCCCGTTCCCGCGCAGGACCGGCTGCTGCGCGCGGCGGGCTACTGCCTGATGGGCGCGGTGTTGGCGTGGTTCGGCTTGCAGTACTCGCTGCCGCCGGGCGCCTTTCCGGGGGCGAAGGGCGAGGGCATTCCCCTGCACACCTATGGCCTGTTGCTGGCGCTCGGCTTCATCGCGGCGGTGACGGTCGCGGGCCGGCTGGCGCAGGACGAATGGCGCCGGTTGGAGTGGAAGGACGGCGCGTGGGTGGATGTCGAAGGGCCGAGGAAGCGCGAGCAGGTCATGGACATGACCGTCTGGATTCTGCTCGGAGGCATCGGCGGCAGCCGGCTCCTCTTCGTGCTCGTGAACTGGCGGGACTACGCACAGGACTGGTCGCAGGTCCTCTCGCTGGGCGGTGGGCTCGTCTTCTACGGAGGCCTGATCGGCGCCGCCGTGGCGGCCTTTGTCTTCGCGCGGATGCACCAGATCGACTTCTGGCGGCTCGCCGACGTGTGCATCCCCACCGTGTCGCTGGGCCAGTGCCTGGGCCGGCTGGGCTGCTTCGGTGCGGGGTGTTGCTGGGGCGACGTGGCGCCCGCCCACGCGGCCACCGCCGTGCACTTCCCGGGGAGCGGCATCGCGCAGGACCTCCTGGGCCGTTTGGGAAACACGTCCAGCCTGGCGTATTCGTCCCAGCTCCAGGACACGCGCTTCGTGGTGGAGGCCACGGGTGAAATCTTCCACCACGCCGCTCCGGGCGCGGTGCGCATCGCCGACTGGGCGGCGCAGATGGGCCACACCCTGGGGGTGTATCCGACCCAGCTCTTCGAGTCCGCCGGTCAACTGCTGCTCTTCGTGGGGCTGCTGTACGCCCGGCGCTTCCGCCGCTTCCACGGGCACGTCCTGGCCCTCTGGCTGATGGCCTACGCGGTGCTGCGCGGCACGGTTGAACTCTTCCGCGGGGACGTGGAGCGGGGCACCCTGCACGGCCTGTTGCAGTCCCTGGGGACCACGGACCTGGCGGCGGCGGTGCCCCTGGAGGCGTGGTACAATGTCTCCACCAGCCAGGTCATCTCGCTGTGCATGTTCGCCTTTGGCGCGGTGCTGCTTGCCCAGAAGGGCCGTCGCCGGGAGAGCGAGGCGGCGGGCTTGGGGCCTACACCCTCGGCTGCGTGA
- the lspA gene encoding signal peptidase II has protein sequence MPRKYIILLAVALSVIVLDQWTKYVVVRELTTQMDGKETLGERLGAMYSSPPPQGFNGLHYQPRRHIEVSENFFRLRYAENPGAAWGMFRSLSPETRGPLFHVVSLGAVLLISFYFSKLSGSDPEEKWALWGLPLVLGGALGNYIDRIARAFVIDFLEAHWFDKAAWPSFNVADAAICVGVGMLLVDAFVRKEKPAQAPSKA, from the coding sequence GTGCCGCGCAAATACATCATCCTCCTCGCCGTCGCCCTGAGCGTCATCGTCCTGGACCAGTGGACGAAGTACGTCGTCGTCCGCGAGCTGACCACCCAGATGGATGGCAAGGAGACCCTGGGCGAGCGCCTGGGCGCGATGTACTCCTCGCCGCCGCCGCAGGGCTTCAACGGGCTGCACTACCAGCCCCGCCGGCACATCGAGGTGTCGGAGAACTTCTTCCGCCTGCGCTACGCGGAGAACCCGGGCGCCGCGTGGGGCATGTTCCGCAGCCTGTCGCCGGAGACGCGGGGCCCGCTCTTCCACGTGGTGAGCCTGGGCGCGGTGCTCCTCATCTCCTTCTACTTCAGCAAGCTGTCGGGCTCGGACCCCGAGGAGAAGTGGGCGCTGTGGGGCCTGCCGCTGGTGCTGGGCGGCGCGCTCGGCAACTACATCGACCGCATCGCCCGGGCCTTCGTCATCGACTTCCTGGAGGCCCACTGGTTCGACAAGGCCGCCTGGCCTTCGTTCAACGTCGCCGACGCCGCCATCTGCGTGGGCGTGGGCATGCTCCTGGTGGACGCCTTCGTCCGCAAGGAGAAGCCCGCCCAGGCGCCGTCCAAGGCGTAG
- a CDS encoding MXAN_5187 C-terminal domain-containing protein gives MPPPDARQSASKSFAGKSSPADPGSSEAVLQECEALEAEVAVLRNLYEQYFLGNERQAPTRAHDDLKKRMNKLKGAFIRSTSAKFRVAGLHNKFLTYERLWIRTLQEIEAGTYRRDVFKARRRAEGRKPTSATEGSQKGVVELPEDISDMDFEEVEEMIRPRPINEPKVAASYLQAPEGTPAKGTPAAAPLTPAVAAVGGTPQKTPAVAPLTPAVGGTPLRGTPAVAPLTGIPSVAPVAATPPRGLPTVTAPVAGTPARGTPTAPPGMAAKAPVSTPPMSSSAASQSTPPPVRPASASTPPAGRSVVGAAASAPPPSRPGGAATVSTAPPSRTASVPPPSGSGGMADDKLRAVYDAYVTAKRRCQEDTSKLSYESVAATLRKQVPELLKQHNAKAVEFKVVIKDGKASLKAVPK, from the coding sequence ATGCCGCCCCCCGACGCCCGACAGTCCGCCTCCAAGAGCTTCGCCGGTAAGTCCTCTCCGGCCGACCCTGGCTCCAGCGAAGCCGTCCTTCAGGAGTGTGAGGCCCTGGAAGCGGAGGTCGCCGTCCTCCGCAACCTCTACGAGCAGTACTTCCTGGGCAACGAGCGGCAGGCGCCCACGCGTGCCCACGACGACCTCAAGAAGCGGATGAACAAGCTGAAGGGCGCGTTCATCCGCAGCACCTCGGCGAAGTTCCGCGTCGCGGGCCTTCACAACAAGTTCCTCACCTACGAGCGGCTGTGGATTCGCACGCTCCAGGAAATCGAAGCGGGCACGTACCGCCGGGATGTCTTCAAGGCGCGCCGCCGCGCGGAAGGCCGCAAGCCCACGTCCGCGACGGAGGGCAGCCAGAAGGGCGTGGTCGAGCTGCCCGAGGACATCTCCGACATGGACTTCGAGGAGGTGGAGGAGATGATCCGCCCCCGGCCCATCAACGAGCCGAAGGTGGCCGCCAGCTACCTCCAGGCGCCGGAGGGAACCCCCGCCAAGGGCACCCCGGCCGCGGCGCCGCTGACGCCCGCGGTGGCCGCGGTGGGGGGCACGCCGCAGAAGACGCCCGCGGTGGCGCCGCTGACGCCCGCGGTGGGGGGCACGCCGCTGCGAGGCACGCCGGCCGTGGCGCCGCTCACGGGCATTCCGTCCGTGGCGCCCGTGGCCGCCACGCCCCCGCGAGGCCTTCCCACCGTGACGGCCCCCGTCGCGGGGACGCCGGCCAGGGGCACGCCCACGGCGCCGCCGGGCATGGCGGCGAAGGCGCCTGTCAGCACGCCTCCGATGTCGAGCTCCGCTGCGTCGCAGAGCACACCTCCTCCCGTGCGGCCCGCCTCCGCCAGCACGCCGCCCGCGGGGCGTTCCGTCGTGGGTGCCGCAGCCAGCGCGCCGCCACCTTCCAGGCCCGGCGGCGCGGCCACGGTCAGCACGGCGCCTCCGTCGCGGACCGCCTCGGTGCCGCCGCCTTCGGGCAGTGGTGGGATGGCCGACGACAAGCTGCGTGCTGTCTACGACGCGTACGTCACCGCGAAGCGCCGCTGCCAGGAAGACACGTCCAAGCTCTCCTACGAGTCGGTGGCGGCCACGCTGCGCAAGCAGGTGCCGGAGCTGCTCAAGCAGCACAACGCGAAGGCCGTGGAGTTCAAGGTCGTCATCAAGGACGGCAAGGCCTCGCTCAAGGCCGTGCCGAAGTAG